ACCCTGTATCAGAGAAATGACATGTCTGTATTgacataataatgaaaaaaactttaaaaataggTTTTTCTTGTTTTGCTGATAAATCAGCTTAATTAGTAGATTATGttataaaatgcaatttttagtttttaaccttatgtttaacttttaaaagtCTGTGACAGAATTTATACAATTTAGACAgcgaaattgtaaaattatatacTATGTAATAAAAAAGACTCAATAGTTCATGTTGTAGAGTAATTTGTCTACAAAATCATTAGCCCTACCAAATCTTAGTCTCCAGTCTCCTTTAGTATAATTCTGTTTAACCTCATCCACCGTCGTCCATCCCTTTTCGATCCACTCCTGTGCAGTTTTTGTACCAGCTCCAAATACCTTTGTGAAAATCTACAACCACAGTCATAAACATATTATGTTATAATGCATAAAttcttttgttatactttcatgttaaatactgaaatctgattggttaagacgcagttcataatcctttctattaccctcagcattagcaacgcacttagcaaagggtaacattatataaatagtgcctgtttgggagggtaacagttgaaattgacaccccgagaaaaccattgtcaaccgacgcgaagcggaggttgacaatggttttcgaggggtgtcaatttaaactgttattctcccaaacaggcactatttattttgttatactgaatgtcttttttaaaatttttaagaaaattttactgcttttatataggaataacgtgaattctacagcgaaccgtacgtgcataattttcgcgcatgtaacattttttaatgttacccgttgccaagtgcgttgctaacgctgagggtaatagtaaatattattaactgcgtcttaaccaatcagatttcagtatttaatatgaaagtataacaataaaaattgttacatgcgcgaaaattatgcgcgtacggttcgctgtagaattcacgttattcctatatgaaagcagtaaaattttcttaaaaataagacattcagtataacaaaataaatagtgcctgtttgggaggataacagtttaaattgacacccctcgaaaaccattgtcaacctccgcttcgcgtcggttaacaatggttttctcggggtgtcagtttcaactgttaccctcccaaacaggcactatttatatactacatgtaccacatttatcaattatttttctcAAATCATGTTCTTTCTCTCATACTTATACCTTCATTTTCTTATACCAAGGATCATTTCTGACTTTCTCTACTTCATCACTGGTGCCATGGTCCAGGATACTctgacattatataaatatacatcctatatcaaaattgaatattattcttttttcacTGGTAATTGTTAAATTCTAGGTATACTGAGACTATGATGTATTCTCTGGAACTTTGATATGTACATGTGAAAACCTAAGGTGTTTTATGGATTTAGACCTTAAAGTTATTAAATAGACTCAATTTATAATTGAAATTACcggtgtacatgtatactggcTCTGTGATGCAATCTCTGGaactttgttacatgtacatggtttgtcattttaaactgattaatgGACTCATTTTACAGTCGaaattattctttgaaagaatacCTGCAGAACCTTCTGAACATGTTTACCAACATCTTTGGCCCCCTTCAGTTGGTCGATGTTTGTCAGAGGAAACTTGAGGCTCTTAAGGACACAGGAGGCCCGTCTCCATGCCAATGCCCTCATGTAATTGTCATCTCCCTCCCTCATCTCAGCATAGTCTTGGAGGAGCTCCATCGCCTCCTACATAGTATTGCTGTTTAGATTTGTACATGTGTATCAAAGCTTTATTGACCCTTGACCTTCATAGGAGCATATATTTCATGTAATGTACAGTACATTTTATCAAACCAATGCAATTTTAACCTTAATGACATTCATAACTTAAATCATAAGCAATGATTAATAACTCTTAAGGTTTCTCTGCCCTTGATGTTTTTATGGTGTAAtccatgtaatttttatttaaatttgaagatTAGTATGTTAAcaatcaaattgaaattaaatattggtatgttgcaaatattttgttcatgctgTAGGAGCTTACACAAGTACACTATCAGGACAATTATGGCGTTGACTGCTCTCCAATTAAATATCACATTTCTTTTTACTGATTTCTATATAATAAAGCAAtctattaaagaaattaattgcaATCCtctattttatgtattttaacattttaaggcCATTCAAACTAGCCAGTTTGAAAGCTATCAGATTTACAGTGcattttgatacaatttttcAACCATAAATAAGAACAGTTTAGCAACATAAAACATCTATAAGTTTTAAATAATGGTTCAAACTCACTGAAAAttattacatttgtaattcatgaCATGTCCTATCtggcaaaaaaaatgtttaccttgccgggtaaaaaattatgaatttttgtCTCTGTCAAGTTTGCTAACAATGACGTCACGCAACAACCGAACGACCTTAAATCATTATAAAGTAgataaatataatcaaatattaaaataaatttaccaaaaattttTTATCGAGCTTAAAGAAAGGAGCAGTAAGAAAAATTAATAGTTAAATGTACACATAAATTACAAACAAATAACCTTGAGTTGTAGCATACCACTAcatattaatgtaaattttatagcCTACACAGAACCTTGAGTTGTAGTATGCTACACGTAAATTACAAACACATAACCTTGAGTTGTaatattttgttacatgtacatgtacatgtatgcacacAGAGCATTGAGTTGTAGTataccattacatgtaaattttataaacaaaaacttGAGTTGTAGTataccattacatgtaaatgtatatatatctgtacacaGAACCTTTAGCTGTAGTACACCATTACACGTAAATGTAAATAACATTTACAGAACCTTGAGTTACAATATTCcatcatatgtacatattcatgtaTTCACATAGAACCTTGAGTTGTGGTaatccattacatgtacatgtctgcACAGAGAGCCTTGGTTGTAGTataccattacatgtaaatgtaacttATGTAAACAGAACCTCAAGTTGTAATatatcattacatgtaaatgtaaattatgTACACAGAACCTTGAGTTGTAATATACCATTACcagaacatgtaaatgtaaattacGTGAACAGAGACTTGAGATGTAGCATgccattacatgtaaatgtaaattacaTACGCAGAACTGTAGTTGTAGTAAGTAAACTACTTACACAGAACCTTGAGTTGTGGTGTTTGAGGGGAGTGGATCTCTGACAGGAGTACTCTGGGACAGGACTCTGCACTGTGGGCTCTGATGCTTGATTACACTCCACCTACACAAGAAGTAATTAATGCATCTACAGGATAGACATAGTTTTATCATGGCTGAAATGAGAAATGCAGAACATTCACAGATTtatgaatataataaaattacatCATGAATTTGAGCTTCAATATATAAGGCAATGGTAATGAATGTGAGATTTATATTCATCAATCTTTCTTTTTTGCAGATAATGCCtagaaggtacatgtacattatttcaTTGCTATACATTTTTGTactaaataaatgacaatacaAGTAGAAAGGCTAAGCCAACATCTACACCAAATATGTTTGTACTGATGAAAATTAAGATGCATATCCCACATAATAAAGACCAAAATAAAGACTGACAAAATTTCTGAAAAGCTATCTGGAAAAGAACAATTTGCAGATAAtattgtagattccttattaaaaGCAAGACTTATTATCCGCATAAAATTGGGAAAGGCAAAGAACAGTTTGCAGATAAtattgtagattccttattaaaaGCAAGACTTAATATCCGCATAAAATTGGGAGAAGCAACCCTtgctgattttaaaatcttgctcttatttttcaaaatcaaattcgAAATGATTAAACTCACAGCATCGCCTTCTTGAGCAATCACATGTTTGTCTTGGACTGGGACTGGTTCTCTTGCTTTGATGCTGTCCGTGAACCAGCTGACTTTCAGAAGTCGAGTGTGCTGAGGAAGCTCTGTAAGCTTTAGCACCTTCATGGCCTGGGCAGCTGTCTCGTATTCAGTTATTATGTGGGTGACACTGTCTCTgcaatattgaaaattaataacgAATCCCATGAATGTcctagctctctctctctctctctgtcttaGCCTTCAGTTtctacatcaatttttaaattttgtgggggtttttttcatgTTATTACTTGAGGAAAGTTTGCAACCAAAAgatatacaatttttcaatatacaGTGTCTCAATATACAGTGTATCTGCCATTTATAGAATATGCATAATATGCTATATATAATGTGTCAAAAaaagtactgtatacagggaaatatttgcccccattttattttcgcccctttcgctcTCATTGTCAGTGGGTGAAATTAAGACTGGGCAAAATAAAGACAGGGCGAAAATGTTTGAAAGTgtaaaagggcgaaaattacacagggcaaaaataaccctgtaaaCAGTATTAGAGTTAATTCACTAATGTAACTCAATCCTTAAAAGACTAAGTACTTGAATTCTTCTGCCATTATAAAGTGGTGTCGCAATGCAGCTTTCATCATGTCTTTGTATCTTTGTTTCTGAATCTTTTGTGGCATGATGTATACCACCACTTTCTGGGAATCCCCCATACTTTATCCTCAGAAACCTCAGGGTCTCTCGTTTGGGCTTTCTGGCTCTCGCAGATTCATctacaatattttacaatttattatcaCCTGATAACAAAATACTAAATGGCTAAGTATTCAATGAAAACATCTATATTTTCTTTGTCACTAAATTCACAAGCAGTCATAAAAATTCAACTCAagtcagagacataaataacgtCTATGGTCAAACCAACAAACACATTAAAAGCAACCActttaaaatcaacttccatTCAACTTCCAAAGCTAACTAATAGAGTTCACTGAAGCCTGTTTGTGCAATCGGCGCGAAAGTAGAACCTCAATTCGGAATATTGTTGTTCTCTTTTACCGTTTTGTTGATTTAGACAATTCTCGCGAGAGGACGCGTGACTTGTGAATGAAAGGCGGAATCTTCAAAACAGagatcattaaaaacaaaattattcattaaatcGATGGTTACAAATTTTTAAACCAATTCGACGTGGGTTAAGGTAGTATGGTTTATCAAACTTCTTAAGGAAAAAAGCCAGCGATCTATTTCTCGGTAAGTAAAATGTTAAGAATATCCAAATTTTGAAAGTGCTCATTTGATCAATGTTAATTATCTTGAATCACAGATCTGATCATGGAACAAACGACCCATCAGATTTTAAATTGAATGcctaattaaacatttaaacttGCATTATTTATCTGATATACCATTGGTTTTTTATCTTGATATTGTTTACTCGATTTAATGTCGGGTTCGGGATATAAAAGTATATTCAAAATTAGTGGGTACCGTATCAAAATAATTAGCAACATTACATAGGGAAAAATAGATTGATATGTTTTGTGATTTATTATGGATGAAATATTCTGCCAAATGATAAAAGAATGGTTGCAACAGGTGTTTACTTTTGTGTTGTAAACAATATGacaatagttttattttaaactcggctaataaaaagtaaattgatTCACAGTGAATGGtgatattaaatttcatttatcttTTCCATTGCAGTAACATGCCATCTGCGCGGGAGGTTTTATCCCCATTAACTAcaccaaatatttttaactctGTCTCAAACATCATATCTCCTGCCTCGAGCCGGCATGTGAGTCTCAAAAGTCCCGTCCCAATGTTGACGGCAGAACACGATGATGCAGCAGAAAAAAGAGAGCGGAGGCGCTCCAGAATTATTCAGCTACAGCAGCGAGTTGGTAGTCCAGCATCTCCAGGGGAAAGGTAACATATTTAACTCAAAGATATTTTCCATATGCATGAATACCTTACTGTATTTTCTACTcagtttgtatggaaaattttATGTTTGGTATTCAGTTGtgcaaaacatgatttatataattttcccatattaaatttttcatgAAGAGTATTGGCAGATAGAATAAAGATAAGAATTCATGACTgtcagttttaaaattatcttccTACACCAATATTTATGTATGTTatctttaacaatttattttgagAAGTTAATTTTTATTCCCCATTACAGAAGAAGGTCATTGCCACTTAGTGGACTCAGTGCCACTCAACTTGCAGATCATTACTCCAGCTGTATAAAACTTTCTGCAGAAAATGTAAGTTCcagaaaaattaatacataaccATGTCATAGTACCTGCTTATCATCTatactttaaaacaaatatttaaaaaaatatttgctaaaattattgatatttgaGTAAAGGTATACTAGTATAGATTAAGTTGCTGTGATAATCAGCTTGCCTTAATTCTTTCAGAAAATCAATGCCAAGAATGCATTTGGATTgcatttaattgattatatgTCAGATTTGGTGAAGAAGAAAGAACTGGACAATTTTCAGGTAACTGGTTAAACCATTTTAAAGGTatgattagaaaaaaatgctttGCATGAGACCACCTCAAACTTGTGCATAATATACTTTCTcgagtaaaaaaatattaattaaaaacacattacaaatcaatttgtTGTTAAATCATTTCTTACTTCAGAACAATATTTCATTCTACATAAAAAAAGGGATGAAACTCTGTTCTTTTTTCCATATTTCATAGGTGTATGAGATTTTAATGTGTTTGAAGTGAGAAAAACATTCTTTTGATGTATGATTGGCTTATCTTTGTGTGTACATTTTTAATTGTGTGTATGTTTAGGTTGCTAGTACCACTCTGGATGCCAGTGCAAAGATCTATGCAGGAAGAGTGGATGCCATCCATGCAGAGACTTATAAAGTCTTGACTGGATTAGGGCGTAGTGGGGAGAAATCCAAAGAAGATGAAGATGGTAAGCTGCAATTTATTTGTTGAATAAAGTGTACTTCTattaatacaattattttttgctAAACCCAAATcgtaatattttaaagaattgtaaaacaggaagcaaaaaaaaaagagtttcatttttaatcgaaattttaaatacatgtataaatgcatcttagctagccaagggttttcggtccactttgctccccataaacccttggcagatTTCATTaagaaaactcggtgacaagctccgttttatgattggctgcagctgcgcaTAGCTGATCCAAtagcagtgcttgtaaatattaactttaaaagaaaacttagttgtgatctttggtaaaacattcggtgcttttaacaagttgagacacaagttctcgagtatagtgcctccccaacgatggtctaaccagatcgctttaaaaatctatatattttactgggattgaacatagttctacaaacttgtcaaggctagctcgcgtgatagcatgggaagtaaacatggcgaatgtagaagatgcatatcccgttagtatatacattcctgcttatggttattgcttttaaggGTTCAATGAgctgtgttttatttaatttctttggtccgcaatatttacgacaacgatacctggttttatggcatgaaagctttcatataaattggcgactttttcactcccggtacaggtccttacaaaacactatgaataaaacatcccgtgctttccctaggttataacttaattcgtatttcaTAACATCGTAtattatgttccgatattcggtagtcaacattttttcaagttgtattaatgccattatgtgtatataacccgttgttcAATTCgattaaattgtaaatatgcaaggggcgcaactcaagttgctcgctagatagtgccaccacatcaccgagttttcgtaatgaaatccgccaagggtttattgggagcaaagtggaccgaaaacccttggctagcaaagatggtataaatatttcatgactgaacaatttatttgcaaacaaaacctctctctctctctctctctctctctctctctctctctctcttataatgtacatgtatatgggtaTATGGTGTTTTATCAGGAGAGGAGGCAATGGAAGATGATGGTGTGCCAGGAGAGGATCAACCTGAGGAAGTCAAGAAGAAGAAAAGGGTGTGTACACTACTTACATACAAATGTCTTGTATAATCTCTAAATAATCTATCATAGTATGAGGGATGATTTTGATACTGAATGTTTATCAAAAGATTGAATTTGCATTGATCTCTTAATGACGTATATGTATAAGGTAATGAAAGAAGaggttttaaaagaattactttgatttatattctTTGCATCTTTATATTGTAGACAAAAAAGAACAACACGATAGAGTCCAACCTGAAAAACATCAATGTCAGTAAAGTAGACCTTGAATTTGAGGTACGggattttcatctttttttttatgtaaattgtcTGCTATGGATGTGCGTTGTTAAAAAGAAATTCTTTCTAAAGGTGTAcctataattcaatattttatgtcaCCTGTTGCAATGTgtttataatttgataattttgagCTGATAGTGGAAAAGCACACAATAATGTGGAAGATATCATGTGTTGTGCTGTGTTGAACTTTCTGACATTTATACACTGTCAAAGTACCTGCTTATTCTTAAATCAGAAGTCAATAAGATGACTCAAGATCTCCTTCATTAATGACCAGTATATAATTCTGTACTTTTTAGAAGTGTAAAAGTTGTCTTTCTTCTCATTAGTTTTTGTCTCCGTTAATCTAATACAAATATTGCAACAATTGCAATCCATACTAAGCTACcaacatgtattaattatagtatgtatcatgaaattaaaataaatgaacaatgCTGACATTTAAATGGCAGAGAAAGTCAATTTGAATCTTGATGATTGTATGAACTATTGCTGTTTGACAGGTGGATCCTTTGTTTAAAGTGATGTCTGCGGCGTTTGATGAAGGTGGCAGTAGTGGTTTGTTGTTGAACAATCTGCGCTGTTTTGACGATCGACAAGACCTCGTCCTAGACTCTTCGTCGGATGTTGCTCAAGTAGATTACTCCATTGATATATCACAACGAAAACCTTTAGAAATGTCTGAAATTAAAGGTaggcttttatttaaaaatgatctttgatatcattgtaagtaaacagtcatttttttatgtagatGTACAATACTTCATTACCCAGATTTGTTATTGCACATGATCTTGTTCCTTAGTATGAAAAAGGCCAGATTTTTACTCATATAATATCATTGTAGGAATGTTTAGAGGAGTTGACCTTAACTCTAAAGAGGTGTGTCCATCCTTCTCCAGTTTTGAGTTCAGTAACTGGGACTCTTCTATGGAGGTATGACCTTTTACATACAGTAAAGCACGCTTATATTGAAGTGCCAGGGACAAGCAATTTTGCTTGCTTATAAGCATAATTTGTATAATTCATCAAATTTACAATTCATTATAATCCTGTTTGCTTtgactgtgttttactgtatactgATCATGAGAGATACAAGCCGTCTGTTTGCATcttgaacattattttaactgaAAAATGATAGAATATGAAGCAAGAGAAACCAaaagaatttacaaatattttttcaaaatttagatgtttagacattaaatataatatcaGTATGTCTTTTCACAGACATCAGTGGTACCCTCTGGGTCCAATACCCATGCCTTTGATATAAACGCGGAGACGGAACCTATCGAGGAATCGGAGCACTATATGGCTGATCTCCCTGCTGATATAGAAGACATGGCGGTGGAGGGAGCGTTTGGGGAAGATAATGCAGGTACATGAAGGATTTGTCTTGTTTGTTTAAGTATTTTCACCAATCTGTGaagtataaaatgtttttctcaattaaaaaattcaaacacttCTTCGCTGTACTGAAATTCCAGTTTCTTTTGGTTGTTTTAGTGTGCAGGtcttttattgtattttcaaaacaataggATTCGATATGAGTTCCAAAATGATATCACCTTTGTATTGGTTTTATAACTTTCTGTAGAACTTTTGATTCgattgaaaaaattgaaaactacAATTTCAGCGACCAATGtagtttttgtttcataatAAAATCCAGCTGGATTAAGTATTTGAGCAATGTTTGTGGCctacttgtttattttattatggaATCCGTTTACTGTTGATACAGAGGATGATGGGGACGCAGGGGGAGATAACCAGATAACAGAGAAATCCATATGTATAGGAGATGGTAAAGCGGCAGAGCTGATGCAGAGCGCAATCCGAGATCTCACGTAAGCTGTCTTACATCATGAACTCAGTCAACATAGGGAGTGGAAATATAGAGGTCATTTACActaaattcagtttaaaaagAGACATGCTGTTGATATCTCAAAGTAATAATGCCAATTCCTTTCCGTTTGATTTGCATAATGTGTGAAGTATTCCTGATTACAGTAACTATAAGATAGATACGAGCATTGAATGGTTCTTATAATAAATGTATGAATTGATTATTTCTATGAGATAAGTGTATGTGTTGTTTAGTAAGTAATATTGCCAAATGCTCTCTATTTAGATTTGCATAACATGTGTGAAGTATTCCTGCTTACAATTGCtgtaagatacatgtagatgtaagcAATGAATGGTTCTTATAAGATTTTGTTCTATGTAGGCACGGAACGACGGGGACCCTCCTGAGTGTGCTGGCGTCCGAGCCCTCAGACTACTCCTACTTCAACAAGGCTCTGCTGAGGGCGTGGGCGGGGCCGGCCCACTGGAGAATCGGACCTCTGTCCAAAGGTATTCACCTAATCACCATCTTCTGTACACTGCCGCTATAGAAAAATAGATTCCGTTTCTTAAGAAAAAGATACTGTATAAATTTTTGATGTTGAAATTAAGGTTTCATGACGAGAATAAATTAGGATTGTTATTTAGACCTGTGATCGACACTGATTGCACAAAAATTCTGATTTCTTCATCATAcatatttagaattttctttctttggcaaaaatgtatttcattcaTATAATTGTACCAAGTGTTGGATAGGTTAATGTGCattgaaataacaaaaaaagatttaacAGTATTTATGCAAAGTATTATTTCTTGGATGATATGAAGATATTTCCACAGAATTGTAACCGATTTGTTCTATCTCGCTCATTACACAAGTTAGTGCAAATtcatttacatgaaaatattaTGGATGACCAGTAAATTTTTAGAAGAACAAATATACCAGGCACATTAATGGAATCGTTTTGTATATTTAGATCCAAGAACAAAATCTCAAATGGACAAAACACAGAAGAACAAGAAGGCCTTGTTAGACATAGATTATGACACAGTGAAGGAGGAGAAAGACTTTGCGAAGTACTTTAAGCCCTCCAAGTCTTTGACTCTGACCAAGTCGACACTCACCAAGTACAGCAAAGAGAAGAACACCCTACCAAAGGATCTCCACTACGATGCGGACAAGCTGTTCCGACTCTTCTGTAAAAGTCAGGTCATGGTAAGTTGTAAAGGCTATgtgtaatttttatgtttactttCCCAACTTGTGTACTTGTTTTTGAGTAGTGTGGAGGAGGGAATAGAtgtatttgtattgaaaattaaaaaaaaaaaaatgaaaaggctAAAAAACTTTATATGGGAACCTGCTGAACATTATTgtgttttcattaatatttgtgaGTATCAgttttcatgaataaaattaatatcaCAGTTTCAAAGATACTTAAAtttgtggccaatgatcctatcaatacaaaatatttgtagaaattgcacttcaatgaacatttgatttcacggataaacataaaaatgaaatccatgtaaattggtattcaacaaatattgatgaaaccacagtatagaTTTAGAAgcttttgaaatgttttttaatgcaGGTAGATATTCATCTTGTAAAATCTGCTATTCCTTTTTGGATACAATATTTTTAGTATGAAATTATTATCTAATGAAAATTACAATacccaattttaattttaaaaaatttcatgtaCAGGTTATTGTGTTTGCGTTTTAGATAAAAAGACAAGACACAGTCTCAGAGGATATAGATGAGGAAATAGAAAACTACAACTATGAGAATCCAAATGACAAGGAGAACTATTGTCCAAAGGGAGACGAGGTTTGTTGAGTTATTTTTTTAgggtaaaaatgttttaacaaggagttcttataaattttgaaaaaccaAAAACATCCTATCTGTAATGTTTACCTTTGTGAATTTTCTGCACAAGTGCCTGCTAGATACAATGCTGTATATTTGATGCTCTATGTGATTTTTCCTTTGGCAAGAATTCTGGGACATTAATTTTTCTGGGTTCCTTTCTAGTAATAATCCAGATAAAGAACTCTGGGAGTTAGATTTTGTTGTTAATGTTTCGAGGTACCTGTTGTAAGTCTTACATTGATATACTTATAATTCCTAGGAGGTTGACGATGACGATGAAGCGGTCGGTGGATTCGACTTTACAGCAGGTGAAGGCACTTTTAGTCAAGATGACTACACCATGCAACCAGACAGTTCACTCAATAATACAACACTAATGGGAGATAAACTGGTCTCCCAACCCAATAAGGTCAGTTTATcctcttttgatttttaaggatttttgtATTCCTCTGGTAAAATGGACTTGTGTCCTGTTGATAAATTTATTCAGAAAATCCCTTTAATAAGGAATATATTTTATAAGTGTTTGAATTTTGTGTTTGAATT
This is a stretch of genomic DNA from Crassostrea angulata isolate pt1a10 chromosome 4, ASM2561291v2, whole genome shotgun sequence. It encodes these proteins:
- the LOC128181274 gene encoding DNA-directed DNA/RNA polymerase mu-like, with amino-acid sequence MGDSQKVVVYIMPQKIQKQRYKDMMKAALRHHFIMAEEFKDSVTHIITEYETAAQAMKVLKLTELPQHTRLLKVSWFTDSIKAREPVPVQDKHVIAQEGDAVECNQASEPTVQSPVPEYSCQRSTPLKHHNSRFCEAMELLQDYAEMREGDDNYMRALAWRRASCVLKSLKFPLTNIDQLKGAKDVGKHVQKVLQSILDHGTSDEVEKVRNDPWYKKMKIFTKVFGAGTKTAQEWIEKGWTTVDEVKQNYTKGDWRLRFGLAFHKELVELVTRLEADNFTKFIKHQCETILPGISVELCGGFKRGKTHGHDIDLLFTHQSKGKEVGFLPRLLSVLESKNLILCGKWNRSTYTEEAMYSESKRTKNNQLDHFEKWIGIIKFPKKWRKSISEEEFFSDEGENVSSDLNSVEDSEPVKKKLKTDELSPEDIAAQPRSWIARRVDLIIAPYDQYFYALVGWTGSKQFNRDIRTYAKRTHNYAMTSHGLYDLTKRKSLPAKSEKEIFDILGVPYFPPEERNC
- the LOC128181184 gene encoding condensin complex subunit 2-like yields the protein MPSAREVLSPLTTPNIFNSVSNIISPASSRHVSLKSPVPMLTAEHDDAAEKRERRRSRIIQLQQRVGSPASPGERRRSLPLSGLSATQLADHYSSCIKLSAENKINAKNAFGLHLIDYMSDLVKKKELDNFQVASTTLDASAKIYAGRVDAIHAETYKVLTGLGRSGEKSKEDEDGEEAMEDDGVPGEDQPEEVKKKKRTKKNNTIESNLKNINVSKVDLEFEVDPLFKVMSAAFDEGGSSGLLLNNLRCFDDRQDLVLDSSSDVAQVDYSIDISQRKPLEMSEIKGMFRGVDLNSKEVCPSFSSFEFSNWDSSMETSVVPSGSNTHAFDINAETEPIEESEHYMADLPADIEDMAVEGAFGEDNAEDDGDAGGDNQITEKSICIGDGKAAELMQSAIRDLTHGTTGTLLSVLASEPSDYSYFNKALLRAWAGPAHWRIGPLSKDPRTKSQMDKTQKNKKALLDIDYDTVKEEKDFAKYFKPSKSLTLTKSTLTKYSKEKNTLPKDLHYDADKLFRLFCKSQVMIKRQDTVSEDIDEEIENYNYENPNDKENYCPKGDEEVDDDDEAVGGFDFTAGEGTFSQDDYTMQPDSSLNNTTLMGDKLVSQPNKVAKIDINYAKTAKKLDVKKLKGVIWHLLTTKSKKAGENGPASESMEETEAAGSKEKPTENGPDSSKEGSVGTDMDGTLSFQELLNDLPQNVSTHMAKNLSVPIAFVCLLHLANEKTLKIESENMSDLKITQGI